ATGGCAAGCGTTGGCCAGCCCTGAACCCGGCTCGCGGCCAGCGAAAATTGGGCGCGTTCTTATATAGGCTATACTACCGCCATAGAAAATTAGCTTTGATCGGATATATGACGGGCTTATGCCTTCCAGCTTGGATAATCTGCAAAACCGGCATTAAAAATGGGTAGCGAAATAAGCTAATGAAAATCAGCGCAGTCATCCCTGCTTACAACAGCGCAAAATTCATTAAAGCCGCAATCGCCAGCATTGAAGCGCAGACTGAGCCGGTCGCGGAAATTATTATCGTCGACGACGGCTCAACCGACGCTACCGAAGCGGTTGTACATTCATTGCCCGGAAACATCGTCTACTACAAACAAGCCAATCAAGGCCCCTCAGCGGCGCGCAATAAAGGCATGGAACTGGCGACAGGGGATTGGATCGCATTTTTGGACGCCGACGACCAATGGACCGAAAACAAAATTGCCTTACAAAAAACGATATTGGAAAAATACCCGGAACTCGTATTAGTGGCCGGAGACATGACGGAGATCGATAATGACGACGACATTATCACCGAATCCGTTTTAGCAAAACACGGCATGCTGGAGGATTTTCGGGAACTAGCAGGCCAAGCAATACCTAATGCCCTGGCTAGATTAGTAACAAAAAACTTCATTCCGACCGGCACGGTATTGGCAAAGCGGGATATCTTGATTGCCGCGGGCGGATTCAATTCAGCTATTCGCTTTGGCGAAGATTTGGAACTATGGGCAAAAATTGCTACCCATCATCCGATCAGTTGTTTGTCACTGTGTTTAATGTTGCGCCGGCAACACGGCAATAACGCAACCTCTGCCAACGAAAGCATGCTGCTCGATCTGACAAAAGTGATGGAGTCCGTTCGCGCGTTTTCACAACAACAACTGAAACGCCAGGGCCTTGATCCAAACCAATTAGTATCGGATGCGTTTTGGAATCTGGGTTATTGGTATTTCGTGAATAACCAAGCCAATTTGGCTAGAAAGGCATTTATATCGAGCTTAAAACAACAATTAACCTCGCGTTCGGTTGCCTATTTAATTGCATCAACCTTGCCGTCTTTTTTAGTTGCCCAACTACGAAAATTTAAACAAATAATTGGTTAAAGCCAAATCATGTATTATTTTTTAAACGTGTCAAAGAATAGGCGTTATGAAAAACGGAGCTAAACCCAAACGGATTCTGTTTGTCGAAAACGGCATCGGTTATGGCGGCGCCATCATTTGTTTGCGACATCTAGCCAGAAATCTGGATCGTGAACTTTTTCTGCCCATGGTAATTACCGGCAGAACCGGGCCGCAATACGAAGAAATCGCCCAAGACGCGCTTTGGAAACACATACCTGATCACCATTTTGACGCGGTAGCATGGCGCAATAAACTTAAAACGGCTACATCACTCAATAAAATCCCAGCATTCAACTTTATAGCCAATCAAATTATTGCCCGGGCGGACGATATTTTTAACTTTCTACCGTTTTTCATATCGTTACTTTGGACCGCATGGCGATTCGAGGCCGATTTAATCCACGCCAACAACGACCCTGTTTGCAATCGCGCCGCATTATTGGTTGCCAAAACGCTTGGCATCCCCAGCATCTGCCATATCAGAAGTAACCCTGTGCCTTTCAAGGCTGCAAAAATCTTCTACCGGTTACCGGACTTTTTTATCCCTGTGTCGAATTGGGTTGCGGATCGGATGCGAGAATTATTGGGAATTCCCGATGCGAAAATGCAGGTGGTTTATGACGGAATAAACTTAGACCAACTCGACTTGAACGCGGACGGCCGGTTGTTCAGACAGAAATACCATATTCCAGAAGATGCCTATGTTGTCGGATTAGTTGGCTTATTAATTCCATGGAAAGGGCAGGATTTATTTATCGATGCTGCAAAAATTTTAAAGGAAAAAATACCAAATTTAAAAATGCCTATTATCGGCGGAACGCCGGATGATTGTATAGAATATGAAAACAGATTGAGAGAACGCGTAACGACCGAAGATTTGGAAAGTACAATTGTTTTCACCGGCCATACAGACAAAATGGAAGCTGTTTATAATGGCCTGGATATTGTGGTGTCCGCATCGACCGATCCGGAACCGTTGGGTACGGTAGTTATTGAGTCCATGGCCATGGGTAGGCCTGTAGTAGGTCCCAATCATGGTGGCGCTGCTGAAATGCTTGAAGAAAGAACAACCGGGCTGCTATTCAAAGCCAAAGATCATCGCGACTTTTGTGATGCCGTTTTAAGAGTATTTAACGATAACAGTCTTGCCGACCAATTGGGAAAGAACGCAAAACAGAAAGCTTTTGAAATGTTTGCGATAAAGTCGCACACAAAAAAGGTGCAAATGATATACCGCGAAATATTAAGCTAAAACTTTAATCATAGCTCAACACACATATTGACGCCATGAAATCAAATTTATACATCAATATATTAAAAGTAGTATTTTATTGTAGCGGATTGATTCCAAACTTAGCGTCTGCCGAGTATCCGAAAACCGACCTGGATTACATGGGATTACCCATCTTTTGCAAAGAAATGCACCAAGAAGGCAATGTGGGAACAGCACGCGCTCAAATGTGGGAAAAACGTTTAGCCGGAAATGGAGGAATACATCACTATTGCGCGGGATTATTCACGTACAACTTAGCCTGGCAAACATCGGATAAAACTGAAAGGAAATCTAGACTTAAAGGAGCGCTCGCTGAGATGATCTATCCGCTTCATCACGGAATCTCACCGAATTTCGTATTACTTCCAAAAATGTATTACGACATTGGAAAAGTTCACGAAGCCTTAGAAGATTATAAGAGCGCGATTGAGATGTACCAAAAAAGCATCGAGCGCAGTCCAAAGACCTGGATGTCCTATGCGGCTTTAAGCGATATTTATCTCAAGCTGAATAAAACTAGTGACGCAATAACTATTTTGGAGCAGGGTCTTGAAAAAAAACCGGACTCCAAACCTCTTTTGAAACGCCTTTCCAAGCTTAAAAAGCCGTCAAAATCCCAATAATATCCCGTTTAGCTGCCAACTTACGATGCTCCGTATTATAAAAAATCTTTACGACTACAGAGAACTGATTGCCGCCCTAACTTATAAAAATATCGTTATTCGATACAAGCAAGCTTATCTCGGCATTCTTTGGGCGGTATTGAAGCCTGTCATGCTAATGCTCGTATTTACGATAGTCAAAGGCTTTGTGGGCATCGAAACCGGCGGCTTACCCTACCCTTTAATTACCTTTGCCGCATTAATTCCTTGGGTTTTTTTTCAGGAGTCAGTATCGGAAGGTGTAAATAGCGTTACCTCAAATGCAGCCTTAATTAAAAAAATATATTTCCCGCGGGAAATTTTTCCGCTGACAGCGATGGTGACAAAAGTAGTGGAGCTAGGAATCAGCTTCGGCATCCTAGCCGGCATGATGATTTACTATAAAATAATACCGACGGTATATGCTTTCTGGATACCGGTTTTTGTGCTTTACACAATGGTCGTGGCGTTGACAATCAGCTTTTTCGGTGCGGCAATGAATGTCTATTACCGTGACATCGCGCAAGCCATACCGATTGGCTTATCGTTATTGATGTACGGTTCCCCAGTTATTTATCCACTGAGCTTAGTGCAAAAGAAGCTACTGACGGAACGGGCAGCAGGCGAATGGTCTGAACATTTTTATACGCTCTATACCTTAAACCCATTGGTCGGAATAATCGATGGGTTTCAACGTGCTTTAATAGGGGCTACACAACCGGATTTTCAAGCACTTTATCCGGGTTTGATATTGACTTTTTCCATACTTCCATTCAGTTACTGGTTTTTTAAGCGGGCTGAAAATTGGTTTGCAGACGTTATTTAATCAAACCAGAAAACTTCATCAAAATAAAAGTAATCTAACCTGTCCGTATGGCAATCATAGAAGTTAACCATCTAACCAAAGAATACCAACTAGGCCACCTGACAAGCCTCAAGGATACAGCTCTGAATACTTTAAGGCGCTTGACCTTTCAGCCCATTCAAGAACGTGAAAATTTCAAAGCGCTGGACGACGTTAATTTCCATATCGAGGAAGGAGAAGTAGTCGGCATCATCGGCCATAATGGTGCAGGAAAAAGCACCCTACTTAAGCACCTCGCTAATATCAGCAAACCCACCAAAGGAAATGTTGTGGTAAGAGGGAGTATTGCGCCTTTAATCGAAGTTGGAGCCGGTGTAAATCCGGAGTTGACTGGCAGGGAAAATATTTTTCTGAATGGCTCGATTTTAGGCATTCCTAAAAAAACCATTCAGCAAAAGCTAGACGAAATTATAGATTTTTCTGAATTGGAACAATTTATTGACACCCCTGTAAAGCGATACAGTTCGGGCATGACCGTAAAACTGGGCTTTTCCATCGCTACAAGTCTTGATGCAGACGTTCTGATAGTAGATGAGGTTTTAGCGGTAGGAGACTTAGCGTTTCAACGCAAATGCTTTGATAGAATGGAAAATATGATTAACAGACAAAATAAAACCGTTTTGTTAGTTAGTCATCAAGTAAGAATAATAGAGCGACTTTGTAATCGTGCAATTCTTTTAGACAAGGGAAAGGTTATTCGTGACGGTAACCCAACCGACGCAATTAATTTGTTTATAAACAAAATGAACAAAAAAGCGTTAGATGAGTCCGCCAAATTGCACTCGAATATAATGACGACTGACGACTTAACTATCGAAAATATTAGTATTTTAGATAAAAATAGAAAACCCACCACAACCGTTACTTATAACTCGCCAATCACTATTCGAATGGAAATAATCGCGCACAAACCACTCAAAAGAATTTCTTTTATGGTAGGCGTTCACACAACGGATTTCATTTACATAACAGCAAATTCAACAGTTGAAAAACCAGTAGATATTAATACTGGCTTGCATATACTAACCTTTCAAATAGACAACCCTACACTTCTTCCTGGACTTTATGGAATAAGAGTCTGGATAGGAACACCAGAAAATAAAATCTCTTATTACGGAGAAAACTTATATCAATTCGCCGTTGAATCGAATGATTTTCTTATTACAAGACAACAGAGCATGGGGTTTGTTTATTTTGAATCCACTTGGGATTTGCAATCAGAATCAAAAAAAATATTATAACCAATTAAACCCAATTAATATTAATAAAATTTTTTCTATTTATATCAAAAACGGCCCGGCAATATGCATATTTATAATGATCGCTTTTATGACAACCAATCAACCGGCTCTTTAAAATCCGCAAAGGCTATTGTCCCGATTATTAATGAAATTTTATCACCGCAGTCCGTTGTAGATTTAGGATGCGGAATTGGAACCTGGTTATCTGCATTTATTGAAATGGGCATTGATGATATTCTAGGAATTGATGGCCCATATGTAGAAAAGAATAAGTTATTAATTAATGAAGCCAACTTTCTCGCTGCTGATTTGGAAAAACCAATCTTGCTTGATCGAAAATTCGATCTAGCTATTTCACTTGAGGTTGCGGAGCACATTCCGGACATAGCTGCTAATACTTTTGTATCTTCTTTAACATCTCTGAGCGACGTAATTATATTTTCGGCAGCTCTACCGTATCAAGGCGGCGAAAACCATATTAACGAACAATGGCCAGAATATTGGTCTGATAAGTTTGTAGCAGCAGGATATACGCCCATCGATTACTTAAGACTAAAATTATGGAATGATTCAGATATTGAGTTTTGGTACAGGCAAAATATTTTTATATATATAAAAAACGATTTAGTTAAAAATTACGAGACACTCAGGGACAGCGCTATATCTAAGCCATTTTCATTAGTACACCCAGAGCAATATATACAAAAACACCATTTAATAGCTGATCTCGAAGAATATATAAACTCACAAAGAGACTCTATAAAAAAACTACAAAACCGAATCGAAGAGATTAAAGACCCTTCTAAATCATCAACATGGGATGCATTTGTTTTTTTGGTAAACACAATTATTAAGAATCGATAAAACAAAAATCATGCTAAAACCAGACCTCATTCAGACTGATATTAGTGTCATAATCTGCACTTACAACCGAGCTAACATACTAGATGATACCTTAAAGAGTTTTATAAATACCAGCAAGAAAAACGTACGTTATGAATTATTAATCATAGACAATAACTCAACAGATATGACAAAAAATGTATGCATGTCATATTGCGATATAGACCCCAACATTCAATACCATTTTGAGCAGAAACAAGGTTTATCTGTAGCCAGAAATACAGGCGTAAAAATTTCGAAAGGAAATATCATAGCATTTGCAGATGACGATGTTCATTTTGATCGCATGTGGCTCTCAGAAGTGAAGCATATCTTCGATGATTTTCCGGATGCATCTTGCATGGGTGGCAAGTCTTTACCTAGCTTCGAGTTAGGAAGACCACCTTGGATTGTTGACGACTTTTTATCACTTTATGGCTCAACTAATTCTGGTGACAAAATAAAATGGATGATTTACCCAGAGTATCCATTTGGGTTAAACATGGCTTTTCGCCGCACTGTATTTGATAAAATAGGACTATTTAATTCTAGCCTAGGAAGAAAAAAGAAAAATCTATTATCCAATGAAGAGTGCGAATTTTTTTGGCGCGCCAAACAAGCTAATTTGAAAGTTATTTACAATCCAAACGCCATATTGTTTCATCAAATCCCTACCGAACGCACCTCTGAGGACTGGATTATAAGTCGATTCTATTGGCAAGGGATTTCATCGGTTATTTTTAATCAACTGGTAGCTCCGGAATCTAAATCAGTACTTTTAAAGAAAGGAACAATTCTTTGTTGGGATTTGGCTCGCCATGCAACAGGCGGTTTTTTCACGCCCCGAAAAGCATATTGGCACTATAAGTCAATTAAGCTTCCTGAAAAGTGTGCTTTCTTTTTAAAAGCAGGCATAGCAAAGCAACTAATTCTGGAATCCGTAAAATTCACATAATATTACAACAATAAAACGAAATTCCGATCTTTTAATCGAACATTGAAAAACTTTTGCACAGACATCAGAAGAATAGCAGATAGATGACAACATATTGCGAGGATTCTGCTAAGCTAAAGATCATCAAAATAATTTCTAAATAACTGCTTTTTAAATGAAAGTCCTTATAGTCTCAGACTCCTACCCAGCCTTCGATCGTTCCTCATATGAACTCAGGTTTTCGCGCTTGGTTCAGATATTGGCCGAATCTCATCAAGTGTCTCTTTGCCCGTTGGACGTGCCTTACATGGTCAACGAATTGGGCGAATCGGCGGTTACGCTTTATCGACAAACTTTAGTGTCTCAAGGCGTTCAGACATGCGATCTCGGACTAGTACCAGCTCTGAAAACCGACACCTACGACGCCGTAATATTCATTATCTATGTGCAAGCGTCGCAAAAGAATATTCAAGCTGTACGATACTGGGCACCAACCGCCAAATTGATAATAGACTCGGTGGATGTTCAGTTCGGCAGGTATATGTCTCGTGCCAGATTGACTAACCAACAAAGCGATATTGAATTCGCCAATAAAGTTAAAGAGGAGGAAATTGCCACCTATCACCAAGCTGATTTCATAATTGTGGTATCGGAACAGGAACGCCAGTTATTAGTACCGGATCTTCCCGATAGTAAACTCGCTATCATTCCAAATATTCATCCTATGGGGGAATATATTCCTACCGCAGCGCGAGATAAAAACGTGTTGATGTTTGTCGGCTGGGGTCAGTATGAACCCAACAGTGATGCAGTGTTGTATTTCGCCAACGAGATATTGCCGTTAATATTGGAAAAAGCACCCCAGGTTCGTTTTAAAGTAATCGGCGAAGGCTACCCGGAAGCGGTTAAAAATCTTCACGGCGGACCGATTGAAATTTTGGGCCACGTGCCGTCCATGCATCCGTACTTGACGGAGTCTTACATTTCGGTAGCGCCATTGCGTTACGGCAGCGGGGTAAAGGGCAAAATTGGCGAAGCGCTGTCTTACGGCCTCCCAGTCGTAACCACTTCGATCGGTCTGGAGGGCTTCGGCTTAACCCCCGGTAAACAGATTTTGATCGGCGACACGCCCCGGGAATTTGCCGATCATGTCTTAGGTTTGCTCAACGATCCCGTGCGGCATGCCGAAATAGGTATCTCCGGTAGAAACTTTCTGGAACAGAATTTTTCGGAAGCGGTGGTAAAGATAAAAATAAACGAAGTTTTCCAGCATATCGAACAAACCCCAGTTCCTTGGTTGAAGCTAAAGGGCCGCGTTCTGTGCAGCAGGTTTTACCATGCACTGAATCGTTATGTTTTATGGCGATTCAATAAATCCCATTGATGCAGATGAACGGTAATTTCGGCATTAACGTTGTCGGCTACGTCAGTAGCAACGTAAGCCTTGGCATAACCGCCAGGCACTTTATAAAATTGTTTTTAAACCGGCAAATACCGGTAGCCATTTTCGACATCGACTATAAGCGCGCGCCTAATGCCCGCGAGCAAGAATACCAAGCGCTTACCGTCAACGATCCGCAGCAACTACCGTACTCGATCAATTTGTTCTTTTTGTCGATGGGTCAATTGCCTGGGTTGTTTCTGCACCCTCCGACAGGACTGTTCGACGGCAACCGCCTTAACGTAGGGTTGATCTGGTGCGAAGAAACAGTG
Above is a window of Methylomonas koyamae DNA encoding:
- a CDS encoding ABC transporter permease, which encodes MLRIIKNLYDYRELIAALTYKNIVIRYKQAYLGILWAVLKPVMLMLVFTIVKGFVGIETGGLPYPLITFAALIPWVFFQESVSEGVNSVTSNAALIKKIYFPREIFPLTAMVTKVVELGISFGILAGMMIYYKIIPTVYAFWIPVFVLYTMVVALTISFFGAAMNVYYRDIAQAIPIGLSLLMYGSPVIYPLSLVQKKLLTERAAGEWSEHFYTLYTLNPLVGIIDGFQRALIGATQPDFQALYPGLILTFSILPFSYWFFKRAENWFADVI
- a CDS encoding class I SAM-dependent methyltransferase; translated protein: MHIYNDRFYDNQSTGSLKSAKAIVPIINEILSPQSVVDLGCGIGTWLSAFIEMGIDDILGIDGPYVEKNKLLINEANFLAADLEKPILLDRKFDLAISLEVAEHIPDIAANTFVSSLTSLSDVIIFSAALPYQGGENHINEQWPEYWSDKFVAAGYTPIDYLRLKLWNDSDIEFWYRQNIFIYIKNDLVKNYETLRDSAISKPFSLVHPEQYIQKHHLIADLEEYINSQRDSIKKLQNRIEEIKDPSKSSTWDAFVFLVNTIIKNR
- a CDS encoding glycosyltransferase family 4 protein — its product is MVNELGESAVTLYRQTLVSQGVQTCDLGLVPALKTDTYDAVIFIIYVQASQKNIQAVRYWAPTAKLIIDSVDVQFGRYMSRARLTNQQSDIEFANKVKEEEIATYHQADFIIVVSEQERQLLVPDLPDSKLAIIPNIHPMGEYIPTAARDKNVLMFVGWGQYEPNSDAVLYFANEILPLILEKAPQVRFKVIGEGYPEAVKNLHGGPIEILGHVPSMHPYLTESYISVAPLRYGSGVKGKIGEALSYGLPVVTTSIGLEGFGLTPGKQILIGDTPREFADHVLGLLNDPVRHAEIGISGRNFLEQNFSEAVVKIKINEVFQHIEQTPVPWLKLKGRVLCSRFYHALNRYVLWRFNKSH
- a CDS encoding glycosyltransferase family 2 protein, with product MKISAVIPAYNSAKFIKAAIASIEAQTEPVAEIIIVDDGSTDATEAVVHSLPGNIVYYKQANQGPSAARNKGMELATGDWIAFLDADDQWTENKIALQKTILEKYPELVLVAGDMTEIDNDDDIITESVLAKHGMLEDFRELAGQAIPNALARLVTKNFIPTGTVLAKRDILIAAGGFNSAIRFGEDLELWAKIATHHPISCLSLCLMLRRQHGNNATSANESMLLDLTKVMESVRAFSQQQLKRQGLDPNQLVSDAFWNLGYWYFVNNQANLARKAFISSLKQQLTSRSVAYLIASTLPSFLVAQLRKFKQIIG
- a CDS encoding glycosyltransferase, whose product is MLKPDLIQTDISVIICTYNRANILDDTLKSFINTSKKNVRYELLIIDNNSTDMTKNVCMSYCDIDPNIQYHFEQKQGLSVARNTGVKISKGNIIAFADDDVHFDRMWLSEVKHIFDDFPDASCMGGKSLPSFELGRPPWIVDDFLSLYGSTNSGDKIKWMIYPEYPFGLNMAFRRTVFDKIGLFNSSLGRKKKNLLSNEECEFFWRAKQANLKVIYNPNAILFHQIPTERTSEDWIISRFYWQGISSVIFNQLVAPESKSVLLKKGTILCWDLARHATGGFFTPRKAYWHYKSIKLPEKCAFFLKAGIAKQLILESVKFT
- a CDS encoding tetratricopeptide repeat protein, yielding MKSNLYINILKVVFYCSGLIPNLASAEYPKTDLDYMGLPIFCKEMHQEGNVGTARAQMWEKRLAGNGGIHHYCAGLFTYNLAWQTSDKTERKSRLKGALAEMIYPLHHGISPNFVLLPKMYYDIGKVHEALEDYKSAIEMYQKSIERSPKTWMSYAALSDIYLKLNKTSDAITILEQGLEKKPDSKPLLKRLSKLKKPSKSQ
- a CDS encoding glycosyltransferase family 4 protein → MKNGAKPKRILFVENGIGYGGAIICLRHLARNLDRELFLPMVITGRTGPQYEEIAQDALWKHIPDHHFDAVAWRNKLKTATSLNKIPAFNFIANQIIARADDIFNFLPFFISLLWTAWRFEADLIHANNDPVCNRAALLVAKTLGIPSICHIRSNPVPFKAAKIFYRLPDFFIPVSNWVADRMRELLGIPDAKMQVVYDGINLDQLDLNADGRLFRQKYHIPEDAYVVGLVGLLIPWKGQDLFIDAAKILKEKIPNLKMPIIGGTPDDCIEYENRLRERVTTEDLESTIVFTGHTDKMEAVYNGLDIVVSASTDPEPLGTVVIESMAMGRPVVGPNHGGAAEMLEERTTGLLFKAKDHRDFCDAVLRVFNDNSLADQLGKNAKQKAFEMFAIKSHTKKVQMIYREILS
- a CDS encoding ABC transporter ATP-binding protein, producing MAIIEVNHLTKEYQLGHLTSLKDTALNTLRRLTFQPIQERENFKALDDVNFHIEEGEVVGIIGHNGAGKSTLLKHLANISKPTKGNVVVRGSIAPLIEVGAGVNPELTGRENIFLNGSILGIPKKTIQQKLDEIIDFSELEQFIDTPVKRYSSGMTVKLGFSIATSLDADVLIVDEVLAVGDLAFQRKCFDRMENMINRQNKTVLLVSHQVRIIERLCNRAILLDKGKVIRDGNPTDAINLFINKMNKKALDESAKLHSNIMTTDDLTIENISILDKNRKPTTTVTYNSPITIRMEIIAHKPLKRISFMVGVHTTDFIYITANSTVEKPVDINTGLHILTFQIDNPTLLPGLYGIRVWIGTPENKISYYGENLYQFAVESNDFLITRQQSMGFVYFESTWDLQSESKKIL